Below is a window of Humulus lupulus chromosome 9, drHumLupu1.1, whole genome shotgun sequence DNA.
TAAGCATATATCGATCCTTCgtaaactaaaataaaaaccaGTTAATACTTCACTAAAACAATAAAATCAAACAAATTAATGCCATCCATAACCAATATAATAAAGTTGAATAAACTTAAAAAGACAATCAAGGTGGAAGCATAGGAGGAATTTTGGTAGGGAAGAGAGGATGAACAAGAGTGAAGATGAAGGGATTAACACTCATCAACCTTGTTGGATTTGGAAGTTCATAAGCCTGTTGAAATTTATCTTGTCCAATCTTGTATTTGTATGGCCCattaatatcattatcattatgGTGGTGGCATAGAAACACAAACTCATCACCATCATCATCCTCTTCTGGATTAGGTATTAAACCAATCACATAACAATACTTTAGAACAGTTCCATCGTCCACCATTAATGTGATACTAACATCGTGCACCAAATCCCAATTCTCATCACCATTAAGCTCCCAAACTTTCAAAACAATGGTGTTGGACTCTTCAAGAGGAGGAGGAAAAGTGGTAGCCAGACGCAGTTGCCCTCGAACCACTCCAAGACGAGTCACTTTATTTCTCATTGGTATCACGTAGGGCATTTTAATGAATCGAAATTGCATCTTGAAGAGATCAAAAACAATAACTCCTCCCACAATCGTAGAAAACCCTGAAAATGTCTAGTATAAACTTCCATTTCCATTGACAACAACTGGTGCAACATCGAATTTATAAAATTCTGATGATAACTTTGGGAGTTTGATGTTTGAGACTATCCATTTTCGAGTTTTAGAAGAAAATATGGCCACATGGATAAGGAGATTATCTTCAGGTTGGATCGGCAACATCACCACATGATAGTGACTACACTCCAATGATGATGATTTCTTCGAGCCATCATCCAAAACTAATCCGCAGGTCAAACTTTTAAGTAATAATTTTTCGAAGAGACAAGGGATGGTAGGAAGATCAACTAATTGTCTTGTAACCAAATTGCATACGTAGAAGCGTTGATGGCGACGAACAAGTAACAAATCTCGATTCGATGAGATGATCTCATTCGTGGGAGTCAGATGTGTGTATGTCGTGATTGATGAAAGTTGGTTGTTGATTTGGTGAAGAGCCCTCGATTTCTTGGAGAAGATGGTCCAAGAGTTTTAGACTAATAATCTTTCCTCGTAGAAAAAATCTCGATGATCATAAGAAGTAGAGTGTCTTAGGAATAGAGTATAAGGTGGTGTTGATCGATGTTGAGTGATGATGCGTTTGAGATATTCGGAATTAGTAGTGATGAGCTTCGACCAACGCTTGCAAACCAGTCCAATCTGTACTATGTATCTCGAGTCAAGTAGAGATGATGAAGATAATATTTTGATCAGTACATCATCGCTCATGGATTCCAATGGTGAAGGCTCCATTGTCATAGTCACTGATTAGGAGTAGAGACCAAAAGTTGTGTCAGAATATTATGTGACATGCAATGATGATAAGGAAAGgaagatatttttattattttgttacaAAGACTTCGATTTAGAACTGTCTTCTAGTTTGTTATATATTAACATCACAACAACCAATTTTGAATAGTTCTCCTCAACAATAATATCCCAAAAAAAAATCAGGAAAGTcgggtattttaattaaaaatattattttatcagttttttttattttttgaaaaaatgcAATCTCATTGATAAAATTATTATGAGGTCATACAACTGAAAAATTGATTGGTATTCAAAAGAACCAAATGGTTTGGATTGGAACAATGGTAAACGTCTTCTTCCTCACAATACAAGACTCTCTCGATACCCAAATTGATATTGCAGAGAGAAATAGGCGTTAATGGTGGTGAAGCAGCCTTACTATTGAAGACTCAAAATGTTTCGCCACATAGCATTGTGAGTGTTATTTCTAGTACCCTTTAGAAAATAAAGTAATTAAGTTAGCAAGATCATTAGTATGAATATGATCAGCTAAAATTTGCAGGGGATTATCAACCAAGGAACTCAGAGGGGGACTTGAAGGTGAAATTGGGGGCCTTACTTAATTAAGAACTTTGTGAGTTCATTCTTATTCTTAATGAGATGTCATTATTTTTATATGAAAATGTATGCTCTTCGGGAGTGTTTGTTTTGAGTATTTGAGTTGCATTGGAAAGTTTAAAGGATTTAGGATAAaagtaatattaaactcttgtgtacaaaagAGTTCACTTTACCATTAAAATACATGTGGGactcacacaaattattaactttactcTCTTAAAATTTGATTCACATGCTTACTtttactttaccccataccaaacaccccctttTGTGTTCTCTTTTTGGCAAGACACACACTCACAGATACATATATAACAATTCTCctatagggcttcactttaagccctactggtgggGCTCTTCAGTGTTCTCAACTCGTGAACAATTTTTTACGCGAATTTTTTTGTGTGACAGTGTATATTGTaattgtttagagcatcctgcaaattttcaaaaaattccgaatagtttaccgtaacgaaaactaagttcaaacatattgttttctACGCGCatgaaaaaaattagtcacgcgtgcaagaagatgtttgaacctagttttcagtacttgTTTAGTacttaaaaatgatattttactaagcttaaagttttaattaatattttcttaaatttattttgatatatttctttaatggaaaatattaattttaatttaatttgtataaAGTATGTtgtattttgacattaataaaagcaaaagaaaagaaaaaagggaaaaggtaaaagaattaaattaaaaatggcatttttaaggAGTAACTTGTTTTGTTTCTTAGCAACTGACCCAACTGAAGGAGAAGCCTAGCCGCCTGGAGCCCACCACCTGACCGGCCCAGCTCCCAGATTCTCCAGCAATCTGACCCGCGAACCCGGCCCGCATGACCCGCGAGCCTCCAGCATCCCAGCCCATCGACCTACCTCCTGACCCGGTTCAACCCTCTCCTTTCCTTGCCCAGCCGCACCACGTGGCGCCTCCTTATTGGTTGTGGATTGGGTCAAACTTTCAGCTGCCAAAACCCTTTCAGCCCAATCTTTGATGCACTTTGGGCCATAGACCTCCtattttgagcttcaaagctcttttttttattattattattaatattttagatttattgTGTAACcccatttgttgtttaatttccttttagtcattttctctctCTATAAATAGTGACTCTTTCTTTCACATAggaatgtaatttttagagtaaagaaactatagcaaaatttctactcactttcttctcatattttcttcttagaattttgtgagaatcatgagcataatggcttAATCTTCCTAAGAATGTTaaggatgattccatatgctagtgatgttattttactactttgatttactatgttcttaatgtaatgtatttaagttatttatgttcttttatcaccatctctattttgttatctttatttacttgtgctaatagtatataggattagtcatgctatttttatgtgcttctaattagtaaaagtaatattgatacataattttatgtctagtcttctattgcattattgcccttaggtattttgtcatttttagatttttcataagattaacattgtgctcctaaagtaaagaactttataactcaaatgaacttttgttagaaaatgaTATGGGCTTTAATATTAGATTtttcaagtaaatgttgggatgtgaactatttacttgtgtatttttgtaaatcaagtaactaagtaaccaaacaagcatatagatgattcttgaaacatttatatttcccaaactcttgattacacgttacttttatttcacttatctcattttattatttcatcaaaaagacaacaccaaaatctcaaatctcttttcatttccattttttatttattttcatgttattaactttttgtgttattttctactaatcttttgattttaggttacctcattgtggatcgaccgcccgattatactacaatcACCGtttagtggttgtcacgatttgggtATTAaacagtactgtaaactattcagaattttctaaaaatcgcgtcgatgctctaaatagctacaacatacacggtcataaaaaaacatcgcgccgaaaactattcaaatGTCGAGAACACTGAAAGCCCCACCAGTATAGCTTAAAGTGAAGCTTATACGAgaaattccctataaatatattttagaaaatacaaaACCTCTTTTTCGAATGTTATGCTTAATTTGCTTGGATACTAGTGCCCTTATAAAATTTATATGTACAATACACATAGATAAAGTTCCTAAAGGAAGAGCAATGTTCCTTTTGTGTGTATCTTACCAAAAAGAGAGCACAATGAGCATAACATTCATTTAGTTCATTTCATGAAGCATAAATTTATGACTGtcatgtatatattaaaattaataaaagcaGGTAAGTTGGAAGATGATCATATCATTtgatatattaaaattaataaaagcaGTTAAGTTGGAAGATGATCATATCATTTGATAATCCTTATCAGGGACACTCTTGTCCTACATGTTGCTGGCAATCTATGAACACTCCCATAATAACATGATTACTTCGCCTAGGAGCATAAAACTTTTACCTAATCACatgatataaatataattaatatatttataataccttaagataaaatatatttataatacctTAAAATAAAGGATTTTGATGTATAAAATACCAAGTTTTTTTATATAGGCCAAGAAGGTGGACAaaaccctctcattaccaacgtGGGACTAATTCCCACTATGTTTTTCAATTCAAGAAAATTTTAACATATACTTTTGTGTGTCCCCTTGTGTTGAATACACTATGTTGTATCACATGTATTTTTCAAATCTGCAGGACTTACATATATCTAagtaataagacaattctatttTTAATATGGTTAGAAAGATTAGTCTAAATTAATGGCACACACTACTGCAATATCTTTCTTCATCTAGTATTGGAAAGCAAAGAGACAAACGGGAAAAAATTTCCTTACACAGACCAATCTGTTCATTTTGTAACACTGCAATATCTATCTTTCTTCATCTAGTAACACTGCAATATCTATCTTTCTTCATCTAGTAATTGAGAGCAAAGAGGCAAACATCTGGAAAAAATTTCCTAACACATACCAATATGTTCATTTTGTTTTAGAATAAAGTACTAGTTTTATCAATGTAAACCAGCTGAAGAATTCAAAAATAGCATGTTAACTGGCCAGTAAGTACTATTGACTAGTATGTACATCATAATCAATTTCTAGAATTAAACATGACAAAATAAAATATCTAGTACATGGCTGATGTCAACTAACTAATTAAGAAGAAGCAGAGAAACTATACATATATTCTGCTATTGCTAATTTTGTCCAATCTTGTAATGCTGGCTGATATTGCTGCAACTTCTGTTCCTCTTGCTCTTCTTCTGGCTTTTCAGATAGGAATTGTATCATCACTGCATCCACTTTATATTTAAGATCATCCACTTGCTTCTTTGACTCCTCAACACCGTTCTGAATTACTTGTAGCTCATTGTTTATGAGGAATTCTGATAGAGATAGAGCCGGATAAGTACAACTGGATTTGAGGCACAGAGCTTCCTTCAAGAACATGTCAAAAATTATGTCCATTCTTCCCTCGTCATCATCATACTCATCGTCATCATCAGCATGAATCTCTGTTTTTTCAATCAAACAATAGTATGCTTTTTCTGCTGGTGCTGGTGATGGTGATGCACTAGAATTTTGAGTACTTGCTTGAAAAGATTCCACATTCCGTACAGCAACAGCCTTGCATTCGAGGACACATCGTACATAAGATGGCCTAGTTGGCAACAAAGACCCAATGATTTCTTTATCAAGATTTTCAAGAGTGGCAGCCACAACTCCATTCCCATCATTGAAACTTGTCTTGTGATTCAGCCATGAATACCTGATATTTATCATCATTCATATCACCAAAATCATTCTTATGAATGGAATTAGCCAATTCGCTTGCCATTAATTCCACCTTCTTCCCAAGTAAAGAAAATCTCTCTGCCATTTTGTACGAAGATGAAAATATGAGACTGAGAGAGACTTTTTTGTTTTAATTGTGTCAATATATCATGGCGTCATAACAATTTGTAATTTATTATACAATCTTAGAACTCTCTGGTCACAAACTTGCCATGAATAATGCTTTCTATAATAATATGCAGCTACCATGCATGGTCTTGGTCATGAATCAGAAACcttttctaaaaagttgtataGCATGCCTCAAATTTTTAAAGCTCAGAGTTATATGTATAGAAAGAGAAGTTAGTTAAGTTGGGTATTTCTGTTGGTATACTTAGTTAGGTGTATTTGTTTCTCACG
It encodes the following:
- the LOC133800509 gene encoding uncharacterized protein LOC133800509 — protein: MMINIRYSWLNHKTSFNDGNGVVAATLENLDKEIIGSLLPTRPSYVRCVLECKAVAVRNVESFQASTQNSSASPSPAPAEKAYYCLIEKTEIHADDDDEYDDDEGRMDIIFDMFLKEALCLKSSCTYPALSLSEFLINNELQVIQNGVEESKKQVDDLKYKVDAVMIQFLSEKPEEEQEEQKLQQYQPALQDWTKLAIAEYMYSFSASS